The following proteins come from a genomic window of Metarhizium brunneum chromosome 2, complete sequence:
- the rsd1 gene encoding RNA-binding protein rsd1, with the protein MSGLDVEALLEATAQGSAQQNSNTLNDDSSRSDKNGRPQNGTDDSRDRDRDAGQDRRRRDRRDTSPRHRKGTPGETTPRSDTGSHRSRRRSESRDRDRFNSRRHRDGDYYRGRRGRSRSRSRSPRRRYRPRDDRDRKDRRDRSNRRDQGRARDRSSGRRSRSPQLNEDERDSRTVFVQQLAARLRSDKLKRFFEENAGPVNEAQIVKDRISGRSKGVGYVEFKDEETVQKALQLTGKPLAGIPIIVKLTEAEKNRQARNTESTSGNPNSVPFHRLYVGNIHFNVTEQDLQAVFEPFGELEYVQLQKDDNGRSRGYGFVQFRDATQAREALEKMNGFDLAGRPIRVGLGNDKFTPESTANLMHRFSGQNNFQGSAFSGAGGRGGQASTFDRAGGRDSDKAGGASALDDTDVAGVNFNNYSRDALMRKLARTDEASNGREDQVVVKPKTEAKPLPVNVNMASRCVVLHNMFDPEEEEGDDWVKELEDDIRAEAERQYGHVVHIAVDPNSKGDVYLKFDKVQGGENAIKGLNGRYFGGRMINASPVVDAVYSSLFSRTRAI; encoded by the exons ATGTCGGGCTTAGACGTCGAAGCCCTCTTGGAGGCTACCGCGCAAGGTTCAGCACAACAAAACTCCAATACCCTGAATGATGACTCTTCTAGAAGCGACAAAAATGGTCGTCCCCAAAATGGAACTGATGACAGCCGCGACCGCGACCGggacgctggccaagatCGCCGCCGACGCGATCGCCGGGACACTTCTCCAAGACACCGTAAGGGCACTCCAGGCGAGACTACCCCCCGGAGTGATACTGGAAGCCACCGCAGTAGACGCCGCAGTGAAAGCCGGGATAGAGACCGGTTCAACTCACGCCGACACAGGGACGGTGATTACTAtcgtggacgacgaggccgctcccgctcccgctcaAGATCCCCTCGCCGGCGTTATCGTCCCCGAGATGACAGAGATCGCAAAGACCGTCGCGACCGCTCCAACCGCAGGGACCAGGGTCGCGCAAGAGATCGATCTTCCGGCAGACGATCTCGTTCACCGCAGTTGAATGAAGACGAACGCGACAGCCGTACCGTTTTCGTGCAGCAGCTTGCTGCTCGTTTGCGAAGTGACAAGTTGAAGAGGTTCTTTGAAGAGAATGCCGGCCCGGTAAACGAGGCCCAGATTGTCAAGGACCGCATCAGTGGAAGATCCAAGGG AGTTGGTTATGTTGAATTCAAAGACGAAGAAACGGTTCAAAAGGCACTTCAGCTCACTGGAAAGCCATTGGCAGGTATTCCTATTATTGTCAAGCTCACAGAAGCTGAGAAGAATCGACAAGCTCGCAATACCGAGTCGACGAGTGGAAATCCGAACTCTGTCCCTTTCCACCGCCTTTATGTTGGTAATATCCACTTCAACGTCACGGAACAAGACCTACAAGCCGTCTTTGAGCCATTTGGTGAGCTGGAGTATGTCCAACTCCAGAAGGACGATAATGGCCGCAGCCGCGGATACGGATTTGTTCA GTTCCGTGATGCAACCCAGGCCCGAGAAGctttggagaagatgaacGGCTTTGATCTTGCAGGCCGACCCATCCGAGTCGGCCTGGGCAACGATAAGTTTACCCCTGAGAGCACGGCCAACTTGATGCATAGGTTTTCAGGACAGAACAATTTCCAAGGCTCCGCCTTCTCTGGAGCCGGCGGCCGCGGTGGCCAGGCTTCTACGTTTGATAGAGCCGGGGGACGAGACAGCgacaaggccggcggcgcaagCGCCCTCGATGACACAGATGTCGCAGGAGTAAACTTCAATAATTACAGTCGCGATGCATTGATGAGAAAACTTGCCAGGACCGACGAAGCCTCTAATGGAAGAGAAGACCAGGTCGTTGTGAAGCCCAAGACCGAAGCGAAGCCGCTTCCTGTCAACGTCAACATGGCTAGTCGCTGTGTTGTCCTGCACAATATGTTTGACCCCGAAGA GGAAGAGGGCGACGACTGGGTCAAGGAACTCGAAGACGACATTCGAGCGGAAGCTGAGAGGCAATATGGACATGTTGTTCATATTGCCGTCGATCCGAACTCCAAGGGTGACGTCTATCTCAAGTTCGACAAAGTCCAAGGCGGtgaaaatgccatcaaggGCTTGAACGGAAGATACTTTGGCGGCAGGATGATTAATGCATCTCCCGTTGTGGATGCTGTCTACAGCAGTCTCTTCTCTCGCACCAGAGCCATATAA
- the SCS7 gene encoding Ceramide very long chain fatty acid hydroxylase SCS7, which translates to MPARTLPTFTRAEVEAHSSASSCYVTIGSKVYDVTDFVDDHPGGGSLIIDYAGKDVEEILKDPTSHPHSEAAYEVLDDSLVGFVVNEKSPATNGSAKPANGTATSKDANYVHPRTGMSCEEDLSKDTDYTHDFKKHKFLDLSRPLFLQVWNGGFSKAFYLDQVHRPRHYKGGESAPLFGNFLEPLTKTPWWIVPSLWLPFVAYGTYIASQGLHNPFVLGGYWVFGVFFWTFVEYCLHRFLFHLDDYLPDNRVFITLHFLLHGIHHYLPMDKYRLVMPPALFVILASPFWKLAHAIFFYNWHAGTAVYCGGIFGYICYDLTHYFLHHTNLPLWYKQLKKYHLAHHFLDYELGFGVTSKFWDQIFGTELQTSIKTK; encoded by the exons ATGCCGGCCAGGACGCTGCCTACATTTACTCGCGCAGAGGTCGAGGCGCACAGCTCTGCCTCCTCGTGCTATGTTACCATTGGATCCAAGGTCTACGATGTGACAGACTTTGTCGACGACCACCCTGGTGGCGGCAGCTTGATCATTGACTATGCTGGCAAGGATGTCGAGGAGATACTGAAGGACCCCACGTCGCACCCTCACTCCGAGGCTGCGTACGAGGTGCTTGACGACTCACTCGTCGGCTTTGTCGTCAACGAGAAGTCGCCCGCCACGAATGGCTCTGCCAAACCTGCCAACGGGACCGCAACCTCAAAAGATGCCAATTACGTCCACCCGCGAACCGGCATGTCGTGCGAGGAAGACCTTAGCAAGGACACCGACTACACCCATGATTTCAAGAAGCACAAGTTTTTGGACCTAAGCAGGCCTCTGTTCCTGCAGGTTTGGAACGGCGGCTTCAGCAAAGCCTTCTATTTGGACCAAGttcatcgccctcgtcaCTACAAGGGTGGCGAATCAGCGCCTCTCTTCGGCAACTTCCTAGAGCCGCTCACCAAGACCCCCTGGTGGATTGTCCCGTCGCTGTGGCTGCCCTTTGTCGCATACGGTACTTATATCGCTAGCCAGGGGCTTCATAATCCATTTGTCCTGGGTGGCTACTGGGTATTCGGTGTCTTTTTCTGGACCTTTGTAGAATACTGTCTACACCGATTCCTATTCCACTTGGATGA CTACCTCCCGGACAACCGCGTTTTCATCACATTGCACTTTTTGCTCCATGGAATCCATCACTATCTCCCAATGGACAAGTATCGATTGGTTATGCCTCCTGCTCTGTTTGTCATCCTGGCCTCTCCATTCTGGAAGCTGGCCcacgccatcttcttctaCAATTGGCATGCGGGCACTGCTGTTTACTGTGGCGGCATTTTTGGCTACATCTGCTACGACCTAACACACTACTTCCTGCATCACACGAACCTGCCCCTGTGGTACAAGCAGCTAAAGAAGTACCATCTTGCCCATCACTTTCTCGACTATGAACTGGGCTTTGGCGTCACCAGCAAGTTCTGGGATCAAATTTTTGGCACGGAGCTACAAACCTccatcaagaccaagtaA
- the cysK gene encoding Cysteine synthase yields the protein MGSILDAIGKTPVVQLKHVVPAGYANVYIKLEFYNPTGSYKDRMAKSMIEEAEKRGDLQAGMTVVEATGGSTGSSLGFVCAAKGYRFRVLCSDAVAVEKLRSMTALGADLDITHSPSGKLTPDLLPAMNKRAAEIGREHGHYFTDQFVNRDALVGYEGIGHELVEQVPGGIDAFCGAVGTAGMAMGVGRVLRSKSPSTRIVILEPASAPLLTQGVTGTHSVEGVAPGFVAQHLNRDLYDEVRAIDEEQARAICRRLAKEEGLLVGTSSGLNVVAALQLAKELGPGKTVVTVAVDSGFKYLNGTLFQDAQSRAGGAAKL from the coding sequence ATGGGCTCCATCTTGGACGCAATTGGGAAAACACCCGTGGTGCAGTTGAAGCACGTGGTACCGGCCGGATACGCCAACGTCTACATCAAACTGGAGTTCTACAATCCTACCGGGTCCTACAAGGACAGAATGGCAAAATCCATGATTGAAGAAGCCGAGAAGCGCGGGGATCTCCAAGCCGGCATGACGGTGGTTGAAGCCACGGGCGGCAGTACCGGATCGTCGCTGGGATTCGTCTGCGCCGCAAAGGGCTATCGGTTCCGAGTTCTTTGCTcagacgccgtcgccgtggaGAAGCTGCGGTCGATGACTGCGCTGGGAGCAGACCTGGACATTACGCACAGTCCGTCTGGAAAGCTGACGCCAGACTTGCTGCCTGCGATGAACAAGCGGGCGGCGGAAATCGGCCGGGAGCACGGCCATTACTTCACCGACCAGTTCGTCAATCGAGACGCTCTGGTTGGATACGAGGGCATCGGCCACGAGTTGGTTGAACAGGTTCCTGGGGGGATTGACGCATTCTGCGGAGCTGTTGGCACggccggcatggccatgggcgtggGGAGAGTGTTGAGGTCAAAGTCCCCGTCGACGCGGATTGTCATTCTTGAACCtgcgtcggcgccgttgctGACCCAGGGCGTGACGGGGACACATTCTGTTGAGGGTGTTGCCCCGGGTTTCGTCGCACAGCACCTCAATCGGGATCTGTATGATGAAGTTCGAGCCATCGACGAGGAACAGGCGCGCGCTATTTGTCGCCGGCTCGCAAAGGAGGAGGGCCTTCTTGTAGGGACGTCATCGGGGCTGAATGTCGTTGCTGCTctgcagctggccaaggaatTAGGACCCGGCAAGACGGTCGTTACGGTTGCCGTGGACTCGGGGTTCAAGTATCTAAACGGCACCCTCTTTCAAGATGCGCAGAGTCGGGCTGGTGGCGCTGCTAAGCTCTAA